A single genomic interval of Helianthus annuus cultivar XRQ/B chromosome 6, HanXRQr2.0-SUNRISE, whole genome shotgun sequence harbors:
- the LOC110865697 gene encoding increased DNA methylation 1, translating into MKEVKKKTSSGCLIINNKVTDSVDLGEFETKKRGLDVFEFDEYDGLDDNRYMKDADDGRYRWIDSNRKSGERMESRNGETSRSEVEDDEADLPLSVLRKKYRLSSGKSIRLQGKNGVLKVMVNKDKQMGVSRSGYDHAMGDNPKETKPKVVHEKVLDRDGRDGQTSVNEDAKKKKSEMKLVKNGGNVKQIGVSRSGYDHAVADNQEETKPKVVHERNLRRDDRDGQTSVNEDAKKKKSEMKSVKKVSKIKKEMKVKRGSGTTEKQILREKIKDMLVAGGWSIDYRPRRGRDYMDAVYISPSGTGYWSIVKAYDVFQKEEKNDFKDGGGKVTPLREEIQDKLTRQGHKTPENGIKTYSRRSRKIGRCSLLVRAYDNKVENGDGFVPYTGKRTLLSWLVDSGVVRLREHVEYMHPRKTRVLQKGWITKDGIHCSCCSKIVTVSKFEAHAGSKVGQPFTNMFLESGKSLMQCQIDAWDRQGELERTGFYSVDVDGDDPNDDTCGLCGDGGDLICCDGCPSTFHQTCLDLPMLPQGDWLCPNCTCKYCEKIACTNATQDSLLTCYLCQKKYHESCSPETNVKPSESDYSDLSFCGHACHELYSQLQKLVGVKQELGSGFSWSLLHRSELPRDASSVELSQRVECNSMLAVAMSVMDECFLPFTDRRSEINLIRNVVFNCGSNLSRLNYSGFYTAILERVDEIVCAASIRIHGTKLAEMPFIGTRHLCRRRGMCRRLLSAIEAALSSLQVEKLIIPAVPEHMDTWTDVFGFQPLEESDKQQLKCMNMLVFPKTDMLQKALEKVKTDSGSQESKHSISVDESTSQEANASVALEKVKTDSGSQESKHSVSVDESTSQEANASVTPCEPEGMESVSVQKPIVEETGVQNVNS; encoded by the exons ATGAAAGAGGTGAAAAAGAAAACCTCTTCTGGGTGTTTGATTATTAACAACAAGGTTACTGATAGTGTTGATTTAGGGGAATTTGAGACCAAGAAAAGGGGATTGGATGTGTTTGAGTTTGATGAGTATGATGGGTTGGATGATAATAGGTATATGAAGGATGCTGATGATGGCAGGTATAGGTGGATTGATTCCAATCGGAAGAGTGGGGAACGAATGGAGTCCCGGAATGGTGAGACGAGTCGGTctgaggttgaagatgatgaggcCGACTTGCCCCTTTCGGTTTTGAGGAAGAAGTATCGGTTGTCGTCGGGTAAGTCGATTAGATTGCAAGGGAAAAATGGAGTCTTGAAGGTAATGGTGAATAAAGATAAGCAGATGGGTGTTTCGCGTTCAGGTTATGATCATGCGATGGGTGATAATCCGAAAGAAACGAAGCCGAAAGTTGTGCATGAGAAGGTGTTGGACAGGGATGGTCGAGACGGACAGACTTCTGTAAATGAAGATGCTAAAAAGAAGAAATCGGAGATGAAACTTGTTAAAAACGGAGGAAATGTTAAGCAAATAGGTGTTTCGCGTTCGGGTTATGATCATGCAGTGGCTGATAATCAGGAAGAAACGAAGCCGAAAGTTGTACATGAGAGGAACTTGCGCAGGGATGATCGAGACGGACAGACTTCTGTAAATGAAGATGCTAAAAAGAAGAAATCGGAGATGAAATCTGTTAAAAAGGTTAGTAAAATTAAGAAGGAAATGAAGGTGAAGCGTGGTAGTGGTACTACTGAAAAGCAAATATTGCGTGAAAAGATTAAGGATATGCTTGTTGCTGGTGGTTGGAGCATAGATTATAGACCGAGAAGGGGCCGAGACTACATGGACGCTGTCTACATTAGTCCTTCCGGAACTGGTTATTGGTCTATCGTCAAGGCTTACGATGTGTTTCAAAAGGAGGAAAAGAATGATTTTAAAGATGGTGGTGGCAAGGTGACTCCTTTACGTGAGGAAATTCAGGATAAATTAACGAGACAAGGACACAAGACACCCGAAAACGGAATCAAAACATATTCAAGAAGAAGCAGGAAAATAGGCAGATGTAGTTTGTTGGTTCGCGCGTATGACAACAAGGTGGAAAATGGCGACGGGTTTGTTCCATATACAGGAAAACGGACCCTACTCTCGTGGTTGGTAGACTCGGGCGTGGTGCGTTTGAGGGAACATGTGGAATACATGCACCCGAGAAAGACGCGTGTATTACAAAAAGGATGGATTACAAAAGATGGGATCCATTGTAGTTGTTGTAGTAAAATTGTAACGGTTTCAAAGTTTGAGGCGCATGCGGGAAGTAAAGTCGGGCAGCCATTTACGAACATGTTTTTGGAGTCGGGGAAGTCACTGATGCAGTGTCAGATTGATGCGTGGGATAGGCAAGGAGAGTTGGAGAGAACGGGTTTCTACAGTGTAGATGTTGATGGTGACGATCCTAACGATGATACGTGTGGGCTATGTGGTGACGGTGGGGACTTGATCTGTTGTGACGGTTGTCCCTCAACGTTTCACCAGACCTGCTTGGACCTACCG ATGCTTCCGCAGGGTGATTGGCTTTGTCCAAATTGTACCTGCAAATATTGTGAAAAAATAGCTTGTACGAATGCCACTCAAGATTCACTTCTTACGTGCTACCTTTGTCAGAAGAAAT ATCATGAATCATGCAGTCCGGAAACTAATGTCAAGCCATCCGAGTCGGATTATTCCGATCTGTCCTTTTGTGGACACGCGTGTCATGAG CTATACAGTCAGTTGCAGAAGCTTGTTGGGGTGAAGCAGGAACTGGGTTCAGGATTCTCATGGTCTCTTCTTCATCGATCGGAATTACCGAGGGACGCATCTTCTGTAGAGCTTTCCCAACGGGTAGAATGCAATTCTATGCTGGCTGTTGCCATGTCAGTCATGGATGAGTGTTTTTTACCTTTCACCGACAGGAGAAGCGAGATCAATTTAATCCGTAATGTAGTCTTCAATTGCGG ATCCAACCTTAGCCGGTTAAATTACAGTGGCTTTTATACAGCTATATTGGAGAGGGTGGACGAAATTGTTTGTGCGGCATCCATCAG GATCCATGGAACTAAACTTGCAGAGATGCCATTTATTGGGACTCGTCATTTATGTAGACGCCGAGGGATGTGCCGTCGCCTACTATCCGCTATTGAAGCG GCTCTATCTTCCCTCCAAGTTGAGAAATTGATAATACCCGCGGTTCCTGAACACATGGATACATGGACTGATGTTTTTGGTTTTCAACCACTGGAAGAATCAGACAAACAACAATTGAAATGTATGAACATGTTGGTGTTTCCTAAGACAGATATGTTACAAAAAGCGCTCGAGAAAGTAAAGACAGATTCTGGGTCTCAGGAATCTAAACACTCAATTTCCGTAGACGAATCTACTTCCCAGGAGGCCAATGCTTCAGTTGCGCTCGAGAAAGTAAAGACAGATTCTGGGTCTCAAGAATCTAAACACTCGGTTTCCGTAGATGAATCTACTTCCCAGGAGGCCAATGCTTCAGTTACTCCTTGTGAACCTGAGGGGATGGAATCTGTTTCTGTTCAAAAACCAATTGTAGAAGAAACTGGTGTGCAGAATGTCAATTCCTAA